In the Engraulis encrasicolus isolate BLACKSEA-1 chromosome 9, IST_EnEncr_1.0, whole genome shotgun sequence genome, one interval contains:
- the LOC134454937 gene encoding cadherin-19-like produces MDTLEYSEKVLRYSEPTSSQTNGCRTMPGPVVPLRPHPKRRDRRLRREEVAASIRMSLRHSHLIGPEDEVFRQFIMDRLEEADQDPYAAPFDCLRSYAFEGTGSTTGSLSSIESFSTFGYEGGGTAERPRDPAPTTPTTRFLRLTPWLGAAEEETSF; encoded by the coding sequence ATGGACACCCTGGAGTATTCTGAGAAAGTCCTGAGGTATTCCGAACCCACCAGCAGCCAGACCAACGGGTGCCGAACAATGCCGGGTCCGGTGGTGCCCCTTCGCCCGCACCCCAAACGGCGGGATCGTCGTCTCCGGCGCGAGGAGGTGGCGGCGAGCATCCGCATGTCCCTGCGGCACTCCCACCTCATCGGGCCCGAGGACGAGGTCTTCCGGCAGTTTATAATGGACCGGCTGGAGGAGGCCGACCAGGACCCCTATGCAGCGCCGTTCGACTGCCTGCGGTCGTACGCCTTTGAGGGGACAGGGTCCACCACGGGGTCCCTGAGCTCCATAGAGTCCTTCAGTACCTTTGGTTATGAGGGTGGTGGGACCGCAGAGAGGCCGCGAGATCCCGCtcccaccacacccaccacacgGTTCCTCAGACTCACACCCTGGCTGGGGGCAGCAGAGGAAGAGACCAGTTTCTGA